The following are encoded together in the Sediminitomix flava genome:
- a CDS encoding thiamine phosphate synthase has translation MNIILISSPEEEKKELEKTTELFKSGLTKLHLRKPKWNKEEYRRFIEKISPNYHPHIILHQFHELLDEFDLGGIHYSEKTRPERQELDLHCSTSFHQLEQLEQDWGSYNYVFLSPIFDSISKVGYKSYFKPKELKSKIQTSRYPVVALGGITPYQIQTCKDLGFDGVAVLGYVWASENPLRAYQELIKSCQ, from the coding sequence ATGAATATAATCCTAATTTCAAGCCCTGAAGAGGAGAAAAAAGAGCTAGAGAAAACAACAGAATTGTTTAAATCAGGCTTAACAAAATTACATTTAAGAAAACCGAAATGGAATAAAGAGGAGTATCGTAGATTTATCGAAAAAATTTCACCAAACTACCATCCACACATCATATTACATCAGTTTCATGAGCTGTTAGATGAGTTTGACTTAGGAGGGATTCATTACTCAGAAAAGACAAGACCCGAACGTCAAGAATTAGACTTGCATTGTTCTACATCTTTCCATCAGCTAGAACAATTAGAGCAAGATTGGGGAAGCTATAACTATGTATTTCTCAGTCCTATTTTTGACAGCATTTCGAAAGTAGGTTACAAATCTTATTTCAAACCAAAAGAATTAAAGTCAAAAATACAGACATCAAGATACCCTGTTGTAGCTCTTGGGGGAATAACACCCTACCAAATCCAAACCTGTAAAGATTTAGGATTTGATGGGGTTGCTGTATTGGGTTATGTATGGGCATCAGAAAACCCTTTAAGAGCGTATCAGGAATTAATAAAATCTTGCCAATAA
- the moeB gene encoding HesA/MoeB/ThiF family protein: MLLSQEEKNRYSRHILLSEIGEEGQLKLKSAKVLVIGAGGLGCPVLQYLSAAGVGTIGIVDGDQVGLSNLQRQILYTTQDIGFSKAEKAMEKLKAMNPLLDYKIYTSHLSKDNVFEIFEQYDVVVDCTDNFPTRYMINDACVILKKPLVFGAIFKFDGQVTVLNYKGGPTYRCLFPEAPGAGEMPNCSEIGVIGVLPGIIGSLQANEVIKMITGIGDVLSGKFFVFDALTMQSSNFEFALNPQNLEREELEENYVAFCGLEQEVTAEEITAETLKEWQSSQKDFQLLDVREAWEREEFNIGGQHIPLSFIPHRFSEVDFSKPTVIYCQKGGRSMQALRFLKQKSIASEQLHSLSGGMDYWQDFINS, translated from the coding sequence ATGCTACTTAGTCAGGAAGAAAAAAATAGATATAGCAGACATATATTGCTTTCAGAAATTGGAGAAGAAGGACAGTTGAAGTTGAAATCTGCAAAGGTTTTAGTAATTGGTGCAGGAGGTTTAGGATGTCCTGTTCTTCAATATTTGAGTGCGGCAGGGGTTGGTACTATCGGAATTGTAGACGGAGATCAAGTAGGTTTAAGTAATCTCCAGCGTCAGATTTTATATACTACTCAAGATATCGGGTTCTCAAAGGCAGAGAAGGCTATGGAAAAGCTTAAAGCTATGAATCCGTTGTTGGACTATAAAATATATACGTCACATCTTTCTAAAGATAATGTCTTTGAGATATTTGAACAGTATGATGTTGTAGTAGATTGTACTGATAATTTTCCGACTCGTTATATGATTAACGATGCTTGTGTTATTCTTAAAAAGCCTCTTGTTTTTGGTGCAATATTCAAGTTTGATGGTCAAGTAACAGTACTGAACTATAAAGGAGGCCCAACTTATCGCTGCTTGTTCCCAGAAGCTCCTGGTGCAGGCGAGATGCCAAACTGTTCAGAGATTGGAGTGATAGGTGTTTTACCTGGTATTATCGGTAGTTTACAAGCCAATGAGGTGATTAAGATGATTACAGGTATTGGTGATGTGTTGTCTGGGAAGTTCTTTGTTTTCGATGCCCTAACGATGCAAAGCTCTAATTTTGAATTTGCTTTGAATCCTCAGAATTTGGAGAGAGAAGAGTTAGAAGAAAATTATGTGGCATTTTGTGGATTAGAGCAAGAAGTTACTGCTGAAGAAATAACTGCAGAAACTTTAAAAGAATGGCAAAGTAGTCAGAAAGACTTTCAATTGTTGGATGTGCGAGAAGCTTGGGAAAGAGAAGAGTTTAATATTGGTGGTCAGCATATTCCATTGTCCTTTATACCTCATAGATTCAGTGAGGTAGACTTCTCAAAACCTACGGTTATTTATTGTCAGAAAGGAGGGAGAAGCATGCAAGCACTACGTTTTCTGAAGCAAAAAAGTATTGCTTCAGAACAGTTACATAGCCTCTCTGGTGGAATGGATTATTGGCAAGATTTTATTAATTCCTGA
- the thiH gene encoding 2-iminoacetate synthase ThiH: MHTFSDTFEQYNWDDIKQSIYAKTAVDVERALAKQKRDLEDFKALISPAAAPYLEQMAQLSHQLTQKRFGKTIQMYIPLYLSNECQNICTYCGFSLDNKIRRVTLTDEQILKEVEAIKKMGFDHVLLVTGEANKTVGVDYIKNAIKLIRPHFSHISMEVQPMDQADYEELIAEGLDTVLVYQETYHKEDYKKHHPKGKKSNFDYRIQTPDRLGNAGIHKIGIGVLIGLEDWRTDCFHVAAHLRYLERTYWQTKYSISFPRLRPFSGGLEPKVEMTDRELVQLICAYRLLDEEVELSLSTRETETFRNNVIKLGITSVSAASKTNPGGYAVYEESLEQFEISDERNAQSIADMIKENGYEAVWKDWEMGYSIG; encoded by the coding sequence ATGCATACTTTTTCTGACACCTTCGAGCAATATAATTGGGATGACATCAAGCAAAGCATTTATGCAAAAACAGCGGTAGATGTTGAGCGAGCATTGGCAAAACAGAAAAGAGACTTAGAAGATTTTAAAGCCTTAATCTCTCCTGCTGCCGCTCCATATTTGGAACAAATGGCTCAGTTGAGTCATCAGCTTACTCAAAAACGATTTGGGAAGACCATTCAAATGTATATTCCACTTTACCTGTCCAACGAATGTCAGAATATTTGTACCTATTGTGGTTTTAGTCTAGATAATAAAATCCGCAGGGTTACACTTACTGACGAACAGATTTTGAAAGAAGTGGAAGCCATCAAGAAAATGGGTTTTGATCATGTCTTGTTGGTAACAGGAGAAGCGAATAAGACCGTAGGAGTAGATTACATCAAAAATGCCATCAAGCTAATTCGTCCGCACTTCTCTCATATTTCTATGGAGGTACAGCCAATGGATCAGGCGGATTATGAAGAACTAATAGCAGAAGGCTTAGATACGGTATTGGTTTACCAAGAAACGTATCATAAGGAAGATTATAAAAAGCATCACCCGAAAGGGAAAAAGTCGAACTTTGATTACCGAATTCAAACGCCAGATCGTTTGGGAAATGCAGGTATTCATAAAATAGGTATTGGTGTGTTGATTGGGCTGGAAGATTGGCGAACTGATTGTTTCCATGTAGCGGCTCATCTTCGCTATTTGGAAAGAACGTATTGGCAAACCAAATATTCAATTTCATTCCCTCGTTTGCGTCCATTCTCTGGCGGATTGGAGCCTAAAGTGGAAATGACAGATCGAGAGTTGGTACAATTGATTTGTGCGTATCGTTTATTGGATGAAGAGGTCGAGCTTTCGTTGTCAACAAGAGAGACAGAAACATTCAGAAATAATGTAATCAAATTGGGAATTACTTCAGTAAGTGCGGCTTCCAAAACTAATCCTGGGGGCTATGCAGTTTATGAAGAATCTTTAGAGCAATTTGAAATCTCTGACGAAAGAAATGCACAGTCGATTGCCGATATGATCAAAGAAAATGGATATGAGGCAGTATGGAAAGATTGGGAAATGGGATACTCTATTGGCTAA
- a CDS encoding thiazole synthase, with translation MLEVGGVQFGSRLFTGTGKFSSSELMEEALVASESELVTVALKRVDAHSQDDDILKHLKHPRIKLLPNTSGVRDAKEAVFAAQLAREALETDLLKLEIHPDPKYLMPDPIETLKATEELAKLGFKVFPYIHADPVLCKRLEDVGTAAVMPLGAPIGSNKGLATRDFLEIIIEQSSVPVIVDAGIGAPSHAAEAMEMGADAVLVNTAIAVSDNPVKMAEAFKLAVQAGRMAYEARLAARSQNAIASSPLTSFLD, from the coding sequence ATGCTTGAAGTAGGAGGTGTACAATTTGGTTCTCGTTTATTTACAGGAACTGGAAAATTTAGCAGTAGTGAACTTATGGAAGAGGCATTAGTCGCTTCTGAAAGTGAGTTAGTCACTGTGGCTTTAAAAAGAGTTGATGCTCACAGTCAAGATGATGACATCTTAAAGCATCTGAAACACCCGCGTATCAAACTGCTTCCAAATACTTCGGGAGTGAGAGATGCCAAAGAAGCTGTATTTGCAGCACAACTAGCACGTGAAGCGCTAGAAACAGACCTATTGAAATTGGAGATTCATCCAGACCCAAAATATTTAATGCCAGACCCGATTGAGACGCTGAAAGCAACGGAAGAATTGGCAAAACTAGGTTTCAAAGTTTTCCCTTACATCCATGCAGATCCTGTTTTGTGTAAAAGATTGGAAGATGTGGGAACGGCAGCTGTAATGCCTTTGGGTGCACCAATTGGAAGTAATAAAGGATTAGCAACAAGGGATTTCTTGGAAATTATCATTGAGCAGAGTTCTGTACCTGTTATTGTAGATGCAGGAATTGGAGCACCATCACATGCCGCAGAAGCAATGGAAATGGGAGCTGATGCAGTACTTGTAAATACGGCAATTGCAGTTTCTGACAACCCAGTGAAAATGGCTGAAGCATTCAAGTTGGCTGTGCAGGCAGGGCGAATGGCCTATGAAGCAAGATTGGCTGCAAGATCACAAAATGCGATTGCAAGTAGTCCATTGACTTCTTTCCTAGACTAA
- a CDS encoding thiamine phosphate synthase, whose product MIYVETRHALSLRLSSFRIFQSMEIAKLHFITQALPNLSHAEQTKLACEGGAEWVQVRVKDTDYDTWKSIAKECLEVCHQYGAKLCVNDNAQIAKEIGADSLHLGKTDMSPVEARALVGEGVVIGGTANDYEDVQRLAAAKVDYIGLGPFRFTTTKKNLSPILGLEGYQELLEKAKAEGIQIPIVGIGGIELEDIPSLLGTGLHGVALSSLISKAENPVLATQQILAKLN is encoded by the coding sequence ATGATATATGTAGAGACAAGGCATGCCTTGTCTCTACGTCTGTCTAGTTTCCGCATATTTCAATCTATGGAAATAGCTAAACTACATTTCATCACACAAGCTTTACCCAACCTTAGCCATGCCGAGCAGACAAAACTTGCTTGTGAAGGTGGAGCAGAATGGGTACAAGTCAGAGTGAAAGATACAGACTACGATACATGGAAGAGCATCGCAAAAGAATGTTTGGAAGTGTGTCACCAATATGGCGCTAAGTTGTGTGTGAATGACAATGCTCAGATTGCAAAAGAAATTGGAGCAGATAGTCTACATTTGGGTAAAACGGATATGTCTCCTGTAGAAGCAAGAGCATTAGTTGGAGAAGGTGTAGTAATTGGAGGAACAGCCAATGATTATGAAGATGTCCAACGTTTGGCTGCTGCAAAGGTAGATTATATTGGTTTAGGACCTTTCCGTTTTACAACTACAAAGAAAAACTTAAGTCCTATTCTAGGATTGGAAGGCTATCAAGAATTATTGGAGAAAGCAAAAGCTGAAGGCATCCAAATACCTATAGTTGGAATCGGAGGAATAGAACTCGAAGACATTCCTTCATTATTAGGTACAGGTTTACATGGAGTAGCTCTTTCTTCTTTGATTAGTAAAGCTGAAAATCCTGTTTTAGCTACACAGCAAATTCTAGCAAAGCTTAATTAG
- the thiC gene encoding phosphomethylpyrimidine synthase ThiC, with product MRKDRIPSQQTITRDPFPASKKVYVKGEIHDIEVAMREISQEDTVIKFGPNKEKRDQNPPITVYDTSGPFTDPNIEIDVRKGLKKLREDWIIGREDTELLEEISSDYGKERLNDEKLDELRFEHLAQPRKAKAGKNVTQMHYARKGIITPEMEYIAIRENQKLEEVKGQLAAQHGGNNFGAYQHRGPITAEFVREEVAAGRAVIPNNINHPESEPMIIGRNFLVKINANIGNSATTSSIEEEVEKAVWACRWGADTIMDLSTGKNIHETREWIIRNSPVPIGTVPIYQALEKVNGKAEDLTWEIFRDTLIEQAEQGVDYFTIHAGVLLRYVPMTAKRVTGIVSRGGSIMAKWCLAHHKENFLYTHFEDICEIMKAYDVGFSLGDGLRPGSIADANDEAQFAELETLGELTKIAWEHDVQVMIEGPGHVPMHMIKENMDKELRDCFEAPFYTLGPLTTDIAPGYDHITSAIGAAQIGWYGTAMLCYVTPKEHLGLPNRDDVKEGVITYKLAAHAADLAKGHPGSQIRDNALSKARFEFRWVDQFNLSLDPDRAREFHDETLPAEGAKVAHFCSMCGPHFCSMKITQDVRDYAEKIGKEGEDALTDGMEEKSKEFLNQGGEIYS from the coding sequence GTGAGAAAAGATAGAATCCCTTCACAACAGACGATCACTCGTGATCCGTTTCCAGCATCTAAGAAAGTTTATGTAAAAGGTGAAATTCATGACATCGAAGTAGCGATGCGTGAAATCTCTCAAGAGGACACTGTTATCAAATTTGGTCCTAACAAAGAGAAGAGAGATCAAAATCCTCCAATCACTGTTTACGATACTTCAGGACCTTTCACTGATCCTAACATTGAGATCGATGTTCGTAAAGGATTGAAGAAGCTTCGTGAAGACTGGATTATCGGAAGAGAAGACACTGAACTTTTGGAAGAAATTTCTTCTGATTACGGTAAGGAGCGTTTGAATGATGAGAAGCTTGACGAGTTGCGTTTCGAGCACTTGGCTCAGCCAAGAAAAGCAAAAGCGGGCAAGAACGTAACGCAAATGCACTATGCTAGAAAAGGGATCATCACACCAGAGATGGAGTACATCGCTATTCGTGAGAACCAAAAACTAGAAGAAGTAAAAGGACAATTGGCTGCTCAGCACGGAGGAAATAACTTCGGAGCTTACCAACACAGAGGTCCAATTACAGCAGAATTCGTAAGAGAAGAAGTTGCAGCAGGTAGAGCTGTAATTCCTAATAATATCAACCACCCAGAGTCTGAACCAATGATTATTGGTCGTAACTTCTTGGTGAAAATCAATGCTAACATCGGTAACTCAGCTACAACTTCATCTATCGAAGAAGAAGTAGAAAAAGCAGTTTGGGCTTGTCGTTGGGGTGCAGATACTATCATGGACTTGTCAACAGGTAAGAACATCCATGAGACAAGAGAGTGGATCATCCGTAACTCTCCAGTGCCGATCGGTACAGTGCCAATCTACCAAGCACTAGAGAAAGTAAACGGTAAAGCTGAAGACCTTACTTGGGAAATCTTCCGTGATACTTTGATCGAGCAAGCTGAGCAAGGAGTTGACTACTTCACAATTCACGCAGGTGTATTGTTGCGTTACGTTCCTATGACGGCTAAACGTGTAACAGGTATCGTATCTCGTGGTGGTTCTATCATGGCGAAATGGTGTTTGGCTCACCATAAAGAAAACTTCTTGTACACGCACTTCGAAGATATTTGTGAGATCATGAAGGCTTATGACGTAGGGTTCTCATTAGGTGATGGTCTTCGTCCGGGGTCTATTGCAGATGCAAATGACGAAGCACAATTCGCCGAATTGGAAACACTAGGTGAGTTGACAAAAATTGCTTGGGAGCATGACGTACAAGTAATGATTGAAGGTCCTGGTCACGTACCAATGCACATGATCAAAGAAAACATGGACAAAGAATTGAGAGACTGTTTCGAAGCTCCATTTTACACATTAGGTCCATTGACTACTGATATTGCTCCGGGTTATGACCATATCACGTCTGCAATTGGTGCTGCTCAGATCGGATGGTACGGTACTGCAATGCTTTGCTACGTAACACCAAAAGAGCACCTTGGTCTTCCAAACCGTGATGACGTAAAAGAAGGTGTAATCACTTATAAACTTGCCGCTCACGCAGCAGATTTGGCAAAAGGACATCCGGGTTCTCAAATCCGTGACAATGCCCTTTCAAAAGCTCGTTTCGAATTCCGTTGGGTAGATCAATTCAACTTGTCTCTTGACCCAGACAGAGCTCGTGAATTCCATGATGAAACACTTCCTGCTGAAGGAGCAAAAGTAGCTCACTTCTGTTCGATGTGTGGACCTCACTTCTGTTCAATGAAAATCACGCAAGACGTTCGTGACTATGCTGAGAAAATCGGTAAAGAAGGCGAAGATGCGTTGACTGATGGAATGGAAGAGAAATCGAAAGAATTCTTGAACCAAGGCGGAGAGATTTATTCATAA
- the thiS gene encoding sulfur carrier protein ThiS, producing MIVFINKEKKEVEQPSTLADLVSAQGIPTQGTAVAVNQQIVPKNNWSELQINENDQLTIIRATQGG from the coding sequence ATGATTGTATTTATCAACAAAGAGAAAAAAGAAGTCGAACAGCCAAGTACACTAGCAGATTTAGTTTCTGCTCAAGGCATTCCAACACAAGGAACCGCAGTAGCTGTCAATCAACAGATTGTTCCTAAAAACAATTGGTCTGAATTACAGATCAATGAAAATGATCAGTTGACCATAATCAGAGCTACACAAGGCGGTTAA
- a CDS encoding GNAT family N-acetyltransferase yields the protein MIRGENINLRHIRPDEIELFIQNTNDLDIRGNHLNGMLKNPAQIRKGFMETGFATEDWSVFLIVDKFDKPLGGISYFTVGPYAPIREFGYSLWDKEQRGKGYMTEAVKMLSDYLFLNSTLNRIEIKMSVENRPSEKVAINAGFTKEGISREVIFNNGKYDDLFNYALLRKEWLEMRKR from the coding sequence ATGATTAGAGGAGAAAATATCAATCTCAGGCATATCAGACCCGATGAGATTGAGCTTTTTATTCAGAATACAAATGACCTTGATATTCGAGGTAACCATTTGAATGGGATGTTGAAAAATCCAGCACAAATCAGAAAAGGTTTTATGGAAACGGGTTTTGCAACAGAAGATTGGTCTGTCTTTTTGATTGTGGATAAGTTTGACAAGCCACTTGGAGGAATCAGCTACTTTACCGTAGGTCCTTATGCTCCTATCCGAGAGTTTGGTTACAGTCTTTGGGATAAAGAACAGAGAGGAAAAGGCTACATGACAGAAGCAGTGAAAATGTTGAGTGATTATCTTTTTCTCAATTCAACTCTAAATCGAATTGAAATTAAGATGAGTGTAGAAAATCGTCCGTCTGAAAAAGTAGCGATTAATGCAGGCTTTACAAAAGAAGGAATTTCTCGTGAGGTAATCTTCAATAATGGGAAATACGATGATTTATTCAACTATGCTTTATTGAGAAAAGAATGGCTCGAAATGAGAAAGCGATAA
- a CDS encoding amidohydrolase family protein, whose protein sequence is MLKQLSFTFFILIYVSSCKSSSNTTTSKTATLDHIFELAKKDDRQLLSFFTEMPKGGDLHHHASGTPYAEQFIENALADSAFINPKTYKLSKSKLADKDAIPIHEFLKSHPSQKDSIIDQWSVRNHKSNGRSGHDWFFESFPKFDAAFVGHESELLSQICEKAANDNIQYIETIINVPNVQDSVKLLADQNSWEKDNRPTEEKLEAWLTYFEEKGIDKWAKANADSLDAFLSRTNTHGIKLKFQTFGLRIFEDQSLIFGHTILSFKTALLTDNLVGVNFVAPEDNALALKNYKLHMQMFGFLKKKYPFVNVALHAGELVLGKGEAQPNDLTFHIDEALTIAKAKRIGHGVDISSEDRKDEILKFMKENGLAVEINLESNEVILETDKSAHPIKTYWESGVPICISTDDEGVLRTNLINQYILLTKYLPEITYSEVKELVYNGIKYSFLSEKEKNETLKALDQKFKLFESSFLNS, encoded by the coding sequence ATGCTTAAACAACTCTCCTTTACTTTTTTCATTCTTATATACGTTAGTAGTTGTAAATCATCTTCAAATACAACAACATCAAAAACAGCGACGCTAGATCATATATTTGAACTAGCGAAAAAAGATGATCGTCAATTATTAAGTTTTTTCACTGAAATGCCTAAAGGAGGTGATCTTCACCATCATGCAAGTGGAACTCCATACGCAGAACAGTTTATAGAAAATGCCCTTGCTGATAGTGCCTTTATCAATCCGAAAACCTACAAATTATCCAAAAGTAAATTAGCTGATAAAGATGCGATTCCAATCCATGAATTCTTAAAAAGTCATCCGTCTCAGAAGGATTCTATTATTGATCAGTGGTCAGTCAGAAATCATAAATCTAATGGAAGAAGTGGACATGATTGGTTCTTTGAAAGTTTTCCAAAATTTGATGCAGCTTTTGTCGGTCACGAATCAGAACTACTGAGTCAGATTTGTGAAAAAGCCGCCAACGATAATATTCAGTATATTGAAACCATCATCAATGTTCCAAATGTGCAAGACAGTGTAAAGCTTTTGGCTGATCAGAACTCTTGGGAAAAAGACAATAGACCTACAGAAGAAAAACTAGAAGCTTGGCTTACTTATTTTGAAGAAAAAGGCATCGATAAATGGGCTAAAGCTAATGCAGATTCTTTAGATGCTTTCCTTTCGAGAACAAATACACACGGAATTAAACTCAAATTTCAGACTTTCGGACTTCGTATTTTTGAAGATCAATCACTCATTTTTGGGCATACAATTTTGTCTTTTAAAACTGCTTTGCTCACCGATAATTTGGTTGGAGTAAACTTTGTAGCTCCCGAAGACAATGCCTTAGCCTTAAAAAACTATAAGCTTCACATGCAGATGTTCGGATTCTTAAAAAAGAAATATCCTTTTGTAAATGTTGCTCTTCATGCAGGAGAATTAGTACTAGGCAAAGGAGAAGCACAACCCAATGACCTTACTTTTCATATTGATGAAGCTCTGACAATTGCAAAAGCAAAACGCATTGGACATGGAGTTGATATTTCGAGCGAAGATAGAAAAGATGAAATTCTGAAATTCATGAAAGAAAATGGCTTAGCAGTCGAGATCAACTTGGAAAGCAATGAAGTAATTTTAGAAACAGATAAAAGTGCTCATCCTATCAAAACTTACTGGGAAAGTGGCGTACCTATCTGTATTTCTACCGATGATGAAGGCGTACTACGTACAAACCTAATCAATCAATATATTTTATTGACCAAATACCTTCCCGAAATCACTTATTCTGAAGTGAAAGAATTGGTCTATAATGGTATCAAATATTCGTTCTTATCAGAAAAGGAAAAGAATGAAACGCTGAAAGCTTTAGATCAGAAATTCAAACTTTTCGAAAGTAGTTTCTTAAACTCATAA
- the miaB gene encoding tRNA (N6-isopentenyl adenosine(37)-C2)-methylthiotransferase MiaB: MSDLIKDLDILPKKEEKDISCEARISQDNAKDGQRKLYIESYGCQMNFSDSEIVASVMEENNFGTTSNVEEADLIFLNTCSIRDKAEQTVRKRLQHYNNVKKNKPGLLIGVLGCMAERLKTKLLEEEKIVDIVAGPDAYRDLPKLVAEVDEGGKGVNVFLSREETYADISPVRLNSNGITAFISIMRGCDNMCSFCVVPFTRGRERSRDPKSVVAEAQELFDQGYREVTLLGQNVDSYKWSDDENNKARLEKKEKAEDMEITNFANLLEMVAKVSPELRVRFSTSHPKDITDEVLHTMAKYENICNYIHLPVQSGNSRVLDIMNRTYDREWYLNRVEAIRRILGEECGISSDMITGFCTETEEEHQDTLSLMDIVKYDLSYMFYYSERPGTLAEKKFEDDIPLDVKKRRLAEIIEKQGVHSLERYKMCVGNTYKVLIEGYSKRSKEHLQGRTSSNKVVVFPKKDFKLGEYAEVKIHDCTAATLIGESI, translated from the coding sequence ATGAGCGACTTGATTAAAGATCTTGATATTCTTCCTAAGAAAGAGGAAAAGGATATCAGCTGTGAGGCACGTATCTCTCAGGATAATGCCAAGGATGGGCAGCGAAAGTTATACATTGAAAGCTACGGATGTCAAATGAACTTCTCAGATTCTGAGATTGTGGCATCGGTTATGGAAGAAAATAATTTTGGAACAACTTCTAATGTAGAAGAAGCTGATCTTATTTTCTTGAACACTTGTTCAATCCGTGATAAAGCTGAGCAAACCGTTCGTAAGCGTCTTCAACATTATAACAATGTGAAGAAAAATAAGCCAGGACTTCTTATTGGAGTACTAGGTTGTATGGCTGAGCGTTTGAAGACAAAACTTCTTGAAGAAGAAAAAATTGTTGATATCGTAGCAGGGCCAGATGCTTACCGTGACCTTCCTAAATTGGTAGCGGAAGTAGATGAGGGAGGAAAAGGAGTAAACGTATTCCTTTCTCGTGAGGAAACTTATGCAGATATTTCTCCAGTGCGTTTGAACTCGAATGGAATTACAGCTTTTATCTCAATTATGAGAGGTTGTGACAACATGTGTTCATTCTGTGTAGTGCCTTTCACTAGAGGTAGAGAGCGTAGCCGTGATCCTAAATCGGTAGTAGCTGAAGCACAAGAATTATTCGATCAAGGATATAGAGAAGTAACACTACTTGGTCAGAACGTAGATTCTTACAAGTGGTCAGATGACGAGAACAATAAGGCTCGTTTGGAAAAGAAAGAGAAAGCAGAAGACATGGAAATTACAAACTTTGCCAACCTTCTTGAGATGGTGGCAAAAGTTTCTCCAGAGCTTCGCGTTCGTTTCTCGACTTCTCATCCTAAAGATATCACAGACGAAGTGCTTCATACCATGGCGAAGTACGAGAACATCTGTAACTATATTCACTTGCCTGTGCAATCAGGAAATAGCCGTGTACTTGATATCATGAACCGTACTTACGATCGTGAGTGGTACTTGAATAGAGTTGAGGCTATCCGTCGTATTTTGGGCGAAGAGTGTGGTATTTCTTCAGATATGATTACAGGTTTCTGTACTGAAACAGAAGAAGAACACCAAGATACATTGAGCTTGATGGATATCGTGAAATACGATTTGAGCTACATGTTCTATTACTCAGAGCGTCCGGGTACTTTGGCTGAGAAGAAGTTTGAAGATGATATTCCATTGGATGTAAAGAAACGTCGTTTGGCTGAAATCATCGAGAAACAAGGAGTGCATTCTTTAGAAAGATATAAGATGTGTGTAGGTAATACTTACAAAGTCTTGATCGAAGGATACTCGAAACGTTCGAAAGAGCACCTTCAAGGACGTACTTCTTCAAATAAAGTAGTCGTATTCCCTAAGAAAGATTTCAAATTGGGAGAGTACGCAGAAGTGAAAATTCATGACTGTACAGCAGCTACACTTATTGGTGAGTCAATCTAA
- a CDS encoding alpha/beta hydrolase, whose product MLTQAASFTTDYSFVRGKYECISLIPDKVTQPHPLLFLHGAWHGAWCWEKHFLPFFAQEGWECHAISFQGHGNSLERKHILGTSISDYVTDLKEIITNMKINPILIGHSLGGWVIQKYLQKTPNIPAMILMNSIPIQGTWNTTKTIFKENIGAWKSVLRRNSKLLMNTPDKVKSLFYTGMDEDEATLQQNLKRLDKESLRVVMDTAIPIRKIDHKIPALIMASENDYFFSPSQQKETADFYDADFFVVVNSGHNIMLSSEWEQATTAIKHWLDKYKAKRMHLQNAEHRS is encoded by the coding sequence ATGCTAACTCAAGCAGCATCATTTACTACAGATTATAGTTTTGTACGAGGAAAATACGAGTGTATTAGCCTAATCCCCGATAAAGTAACTCAACCTCACCCATTGTTATTTCTTCATGGCGCTTGGCATGGCGCATGGTGTTGGGAGAAACACTTCTTACCATTCTTTGCTCAAGAAGGTTGGGAATGTCATGCGATCAGTTTTCAAGGACATGGCAATAGCCTAGAACGAAAACACATTCTAGGGACTTCGATCAGTGATTATGTCACAGACTTGAAAGAAATCATCACGAATATGAAAATAAACCCTATTCTTATCGGGCACTCATTAGGTGGCTGGGTCATTCAAAAGTACTTACAAAAAACACCGAACATCCCTGCCATGATTTTGATGAATAGTATTCCTATTCAAGGTACTTGGAATACTACAAAGACCATTTTCAAAGAAAATATTGGCGCTTGGAAAAGTGTTTTGAGAAGAAATTCAAAACTTTTGATGAATACCCCTGACAAGGTGAAAAGTCTATTTTATACAGGAATGGATGAAGATGAAGCTACGCTTCAACAAAACCTCAAACGCCTAGACAAAGAATCTTTACGAGTAGTTATGGATACGGCTATTCCTATTCGAAAAATCGATCATAAAATACCCGCTTTGATCATGGCTTCAGAAAATGACTATTTTTTCAGTCCTAGTCAACAAAAAGAGACTGCCGACTTCTATGATGCGGACTTCTTTGTGGTTGTTAATTCTGGGCATAACATCATGTTATCCTCTGAATGGGAACAAGCTACAACTGCTATTAAACACTGGCTTGATAAATACAAAGCTAAAAGAATGCATCTTCAAAATGCTGAACATCGATCTTAG